A region of Nostoc sp. 'Peltigera membranacea cyanobiont' N6 DNA encodes the following proteins:
- a CDS encoding Hsp20/alpha crystallin family protein — MALIRWEPFREMEILRRQMDQLFSDMTVAEQSNSDVSPPSRTAWVPAVELYENGSELRLRVEIPGIEGKDLDVQVTQDAVSITGEHRYEKHSQSNARVHSEFRYGKFNRVVPLPTKVQNHQVKADLKDGILILTLPKLEQEQSKVFKVNLGQSQSATASIEAGNGNGQPNITSQQGVQSA, encoded by the coding sequence ATGGCACTCATTCGTTGGGAACCATTCCGTGAAATGGAGATTCTGCGTCGTCAAATGGATCAACTTTTCTCCGATATGACAGTAGCCGAGCAGAGCAATTCTGATGTTTCTCCGCCATCAAGAACAGCATGGGTTCCTGCTGTTGAATTATATGAAAATGGTTCCGAGTTGCGATTAAGAGTTGAAATTCCAGGCATTGAGGGTAAAGACCTGGATGTTCAAGTTACTCAAGATGCAGTTTCCATTACTGGTGAACATCGTTACGAAAAACATTCCCAATCTAACGCCAGAGTTCATTCGGAATTCCGCTATGGCAAGTTTAATAGAGTAGTTCCTCTGCCAACCAAAGTTCAGAATCACCAAGTTAAAGCAGACCTGAAAGATGGGATTTTAATTTTGACTTTACCCAAACTGGAGCAAGAGCAGAGTAAGGTATTCAAGGTGAATTTAGGCCAATCTCAAAGTGCTACAGCTTCTATAGAAGCTGGGAATGGTAATGGACAACCCAACATTACATCACAGCAAGGCGTTCAAAGTGCTTGA
- a CDS encoding vWA domain-containing protein, with amino-acid sequence MIKTSYEFDQSILPAGSSLKTNILLRFRADIAESPRRNLNLSLVIDRSGSMAGAPLHHALKAAESVVDRLEPDDILSVVVYDDEIDSVVPPQAVTNKATLKNSIRKVRAGGITNLSGGWLKGCEHVKTRLDPQKINRVLLLTDGHANMGIQDPKVLTATSAQKAEEGITTTTLGFAQGFNEDLLIGMARAATGNFYFIQSIDEATEVFSIELDSLRAVVGQNLKVTLELADGVSLSDTLSLAKVSQNDAGQAVITLGELYEGEDKLLGLSLAISSAQVGELPVMKLHYSADVVQNDLIQSVSGTADVIAKVGTVEEAAFASTNNIILELSRLTIAKAKETALDLAEHGKHQQAEEILRTVVKDLRDKGLNENFEIAEEIDQLEYFAGRIAQKALGNAGRKELRDQSYQTMNRNRNDLVGRGVTAGDEVYAMPVVNEVGSGVELHCVREGGKLRVKVISEGYDSTKNVQFPRSIRAEGARYVVEELELSSEGTFYRVRGNITRFAQPGATDIFTAPRQSNVAYTGKASKGPASAADLPTTDTVNDAILVQCVKDGSKLRARVVSDGYEPDWNMRFPRSVREEGMLYVVDEVKTAPDGKSYIACGEIKRFVQPTITVSP; translated from the coding sequence ATGATTAAGACAAGTTACGAATTTGACCAGTCTATTCTTCCCGCAGGATCTTCATTAAAGACTAATATTCTGCTACGTTTTCGTGCTGACATAGCTGAATCTCCCCGACGTAACCTTAACCTTTCTCTTGTAATTGACCGTTCCGGCTCTATGGCAGGCGCTCCCTTACATCATGCACTCAAAGCTGCCGAGTCTGTAGTAGATCGACTTGAGCCAGATGACATTCTCTCAGTAGTTGTTTATGACGATGAAATAGACAGTGTTGTGCCACCCCAAGCTGTGACTAACAAAGCCACACTGAAAAATTCTATCCGCAAAGTGAGAGCAGGCGGTATTACCAACTTATCGGGGGGATGGCTCAAAGGCTGCGAACACGTCAAAACGCGACTCGATCCGCAAAAAATAAATCGTGTTCTTCTGCTTACCGATGGTCACGCCAACATGGGCATTCAAGACCCCAAAGTACTAACGGCGACATCAGCACAAAAAGCTGAGGAAGGCATTACCACAACTACATTAGGTTTTGCTCAAGGTTTTAATGAAGATTTGCTAATTGGTATGGCAAGGGCAGCCACAGGCAACTTTTACTTTATTCAAAGCATTGATGAAGCAACTGAAGTTTTTAGTATTGAGCTAGACAGTCTGAGAGCAGTTGTGGGACAAAACCTCAAGGTGACACTTGAGTTGGCTGATGGTGTCAGCCTTTCTGATACCTTAAGTCTTGCTAAAGTTAGCCAGAATGATGCTGGTCAAGCTGTCATTACCTTGGGAGAGCTTTACGAGGGTGAAGATAAACTTCTCGGCTTAAGTTTGGCGATATCAAGCGCTCAAGTTGGTGAGTTACCTGTGATGAAACTGCATTACAGCGCCGATGTTGTCCAAAATGACCTCATTCAAAGCGTGTCAGGCACAGCAGATGTCATCGCCAAAGTTGGCACCGTTGAGGAAGCAGCTTTTGCCTCTACAAACAATATCATTCTGGAACTAAGTCGCCTCACCATCGCTAAAGCTAAAGAGACTGCCCTCGATTTAGCTGAACATGGCAAACACCAACAAGCGGAAGAAATTCTCCGCACCGTCGTGAAAGATTTGCGGGATAAAGGGCTGAACGAGAATTTTGAAATTGCTGAAGAGATCGATCAGCTTGAGTATTTCGCAGGTCGAATCGCCCAAAAAGCTCTCGGTAATGCTGGACGTAAAGAACTGCGAGATCAGTCTTACCAGACGATGAACCGCAATCGCAACGACCTTGTGGGACGAGGTGTGACTGCTGGTGATGAAGTATACGCAATGCCTGTTGTCAATGAAGTTGGTTCAGGTGTTGAACTGCATTGCGTTCGTGAAGGGGGCAAACTACGGGTCAAAGTCATATCCGAGGGCTACGATTCAACCAAGAATGTCCAGTTTCCCCGGAGCATTCGGGCTGAGGGAGCAAGGTACGTTGTTGAAGAACTGGAACTCTCAAGCGAAGGCACTTTCTATCGTGTACGTGGCAATATTACTCGTTTTGCTCAACCCGGCGCAACAGATATCTTCACTGCTCCTAGACAATCAAATGTAGCGTACACAGGCAAAGCCTCTAAAGGCCCTGCTAGTGCCGCCGACCTTCCCACAACTGACACTGTAAATGATGCTATTCTTGTTCAGTGTGTCAAAGATGGTAGCAAATTACGCGCTAGGGTAGTTTCCGACGGATATGAACCAGATTGGAATATGCGTTTTCCGCGATCGGTTCGTGAAGAAGGAATGCTTTATGTCGTTGATGAAGTCAAAACAGCACCTGATGGAAAGTCTTATATTGCATGTGGTGAAATTAAGCGATTTGTGCAACCCACTATTACTGTGTCGCCGTAA
- a CDS encoding Rieske (2Fe-2S) protein produces MSWTKVLAVEALSPGAREVVKVGNRKILLLNHENQLYAVDNTCPHLKLPLKSGKIKDGAIVCSFHHSAFDLRTGEVQDWCSWPPGVGKVLSLVSQPKALPVFPLRVEEGSIWVDVQEE; encoded by the coding sequence ATGAGTTGGACTAAAGTTCTTGCAGTTGAAGCACTTTCCCCTGGTGCGCGAGAAGTAGTGAAAGTTGGCAACCGGAAAATTCTGCTTTTGAATCACGAAAATCAGCTTTATGCTGTAGATAATACCTGTCCTCACTTAAAATTACCGCTCAAAAGTGGCAAAATCAAAGATGGGGCAATTGTTTGTTCCTTCCATCACAGCGCTTTTGACCTGCGGACTGGTGAAGTACAAGACTGGTGTTCTTGGCCACCTGGTGTAGGGAAAGTACTCTCGTTGGTTTCACAACCAAAGGCGCTACCAGTGTTTCCTCTTCGTGTGGAAGAAGGCAGTATCTGGGTTGATGTCCAAGAGGAATAG
- a CDS encoding alpha/beta fold hydrolase, with protein sequence MNKPIKRAFLDTEDGQILYRIGGEGEPLLLLHMNPRSSDEYSELMSILVEKYRVIAMDFMGFGDSDKPPKLYSVADYAKTIIALLDELGIEKTNILGNHTGAFVSGEVAAAYPKRVKNLILCNVAGFGEAGKTDLMLRFQEGFVIKEDGSHLMERWLARSRYVGSAELNHRWVLDDLKCFGYPLYAVWAVGNYCMDAAQRFTSIKCPTLIVWGIDDVEEFQKLGLALAKDRYFLSQAIPHAKVVEFPDGTICMMNQIPEEISKVVIEFLDNTSV encoded by the coding sequence ATGAATAAACCAATCAAGCGAGCTTTTTTAGACACTGAAGATGGACAAATTCTTTATCGGATTGGCGGTGAGGGAGAGCCTTTGTTACTTCTGCACATGAACCCCCGTAGTAGTGACGAATATAGCGAATTAATGTCCATTTTGGTAGAAAAGTATCGTGTGATAGCGATGGATTTTATGGGTTTTGGTGATTCAGACAAACCACCAAAATTGTATTCAGTGGCAGATTACGCTAAAACTATTATCGCTCTGTTAGATGAGTTAGGTATTGAAAAAACAAACATTCTAGGAAACCACACAGGCGCTTTTGTTTCTGGAGAAGTAGCAGCAGCTTACCCAAAACGGGTCAAAAATTTAATTTTGTGTAATGTTGCTGGTTTTGGTGAAGCTGGAAAAACGGATTTAATGCTCCGATTTCAGGAAGGATTCGTCATTAAAGAAGACGGTTCTCACTTGATGGAAAGATGGTTAGCCCGTTCCAGATACGTAGGTTCTGCTGAGTTGAATCATCGTTGGGTTTTAGATGATTTAAAATGTTTTGGCTATCCTCTGTACGCAGTTTGGGCAGTAGGAAATTACTGTATGGATGCCGCCCAAAGGTTTACTTCAATTAAGTGTCCTACCCTGATAGTCTGGGGAATTGACGATGTAGAAGAATTCCAAAAATTAGGTTTAGCACTGGCAAAAGACCGATATTTCTTATCACAAGCAATTCCCCACGCTAAAGTTGTGGAATTCCCAGATGGAACTATCTGCATGATGAACCAAATACCTGAAGAAATATCAAAGGTAGTTATAGAGTTTCTCGACAATACAAGTGTTTAA
- a CDS encoding protealysin inhibitor emfourin, producing MRISFERTGGFAGITKKTTVDTDTLPPDEAATLPRLVEVADLFRLPELITSPNPQSDRFQYKLTVEDNGKQHTVTVSESALPGTLRPLIEWLQTVSQKR from the coding sequence ATGCGGATATCCTTTGAACGCACAGGCGGTTTTGCTGGGATTACAAAGAAAACAACCGTTGATACAGACACTCTCCCGCCAGATGAAGCTGCCACACTTCCCCGACTGGTGGAGGTTGCAGATTTATTTAGGCTACCTGAACTAATTACCTCGCCAAATCCCCAGAGCGATCGCTTTCAGTATAAGTTAACAGTAGAAGATAACGGTAAGCAGCATACGGTAACTGTCAGTGAGTCAGCATTGCCAGGAACCTTAAGACCCCTGATTGAATGGCTACAAACAGTATCACAGAAAAGGTAA
- a CDS encoding M4 family metallopeptidase: MARNKKKSAGFEYEHPLDSRCPICCIVPPHMLKNVVLNGNPQQRTWAFHTLNISAQFLGRRNVVGNISFAPSPGEKRRTIYDAKYGQQLPGTLVRGEGDPPSSDAAVNEAYDAAGATYDLFHEIFDRNSVDDKGLRLDSTVHYGVKYDNAFWNGDQMVYGDGDGELFQRFTTSIDVIGHELTHGITQYEAGLQYYGEPGALNESFSDVFGSLVKQKTKNQTAQEADWLIGQGLLVPTVKGTALRSMKAPGTAYDDPVLGKDPQPAHVKDQYTGTDDNGGVHINSGIPNHAFYLAAVEIGGYAWEKTGKIWYITLRDRLKAKADFKKAASVTIQVAGELYGNNSDEQKAVQNAWQKVGVI, translated from the coding sequence ATGGCTCGAAATAAAAAGAAATCAGCCGGGTTCGAGTATGAGCATCCACTTGACTCTAGATGCCCGATTTGTTGTATTGTCCCGCCCCACATGCTTAAAAATGTCGTGCTGAATGGCAATCCCCAGCAACGTACTTGGGCTTTTCATACATTAAATATTTCGGCGCAATTTCTGGGACGGAGAAATGTCGTAGGTAATATCTCATTTGCACCTTCTCCGGGTGAAAAACGTCGCACCATTTACGATGCAAAATATGGACAGCAACTCCCTGGTACACTAGTGCGGGGTGAGGGAGATCCTCCAAGCAGTGATGCAGCAGTGAATGAAGCCTACGATGCTGCTGGTGCTACTTATGACTTGTTTCATGAAATATTCGATCGCAATTCCGTTGACGACAAAGGACTACGTTTAGATTCAACCGTGCATTATGGCGTTAAATATGACAATGCCTTTTGGAACGGCGACCAAATGGTTTATGGTGATGGCGATGGAGAACTGTTTCAACGCTTCACAACATCAATTGATGTGATTGGACATGAACTAACTCATGGTATAACCCAGTATGAAGCGGGTTTACAGTACTATGGCGAACCAGGGGCACTAAATGAATCGTTTTCTGATGTTTTCGGTTCCCTGGTGAAACAGAAGACCAAAAATCAGACCGCACAAGAGGCAGATTGGCTGATTGGGCAAGGTCTTTTGGTACCAACTGTCAAAGGTACTGCCCTCCGCTCTATGAAAGCACCAGGAACAGCTTATGACGATCCAGTATTGGGAAAAGATCCTCAACCAGCCCATGTGAAAGATCAATATACTGGTACTGATGATAACGGTGGGGTGCATATTAACTCAGGAATTCCTAACCATGCCTTTTATCTAGCGGCTGTTGAAATTGGTGGCTATGCCTGGGAAAAAACTGGTAAAATCTGGTATATTACATTGCGCGATCGCTTGAAAGCCAAAGCAGACTTTAAAAAAGCTGCTAGCGTCACCATTCAAGTAGCTGGCGAACTTTACGGTAATAACAGTGATGAGCAAAAAGCTGTGCAGAACGCCTGGCAAAAGGTAGGAGTTATTTAG
- a CDS encoding PAS domain S-box protein yields the protein MDAQKIKILLVDDNLENLHFLSDILQGQDYEVQSAISGQLAINIALTSSPDLFLLNVSMLEMDGYEICRYLKSQDIPIIIFGVLNELSEELKLFDLCDVDYITQPFKTQEVLLRIQNQLTLKRLKKQLKEQNVRLQQEIQERQRIAVELNIRNKQIEEIFKKIPVNLGKAFCKEVYQSEHVLVEAALKKSENQYRHLVETSQDMIWSVDIDGLITFVNPAVKQIYGYEPQEMIGRPWTDFISPKQVAKDKVAFEHVLHGKSLFQYETTCVAKDGSLLYLMFNAIALRNENGLVIGMTGTASNITQRRGVEKLLQESAIKLRNHNLVLTQLAQNQTLYQGDLKAALSKITETAVKNIGMERASVWLYDETGTKIQCFDLFEGSCNQHSEGFFLSAADYPAYFAALQQDQPIATDDIYNDPRTREFFACYSRLNVTSVLDTPIRLEGKTVGVLSMEAVGVAHHWTLEDQNFARSLGNLASLVLEAIERQRAEAARRASEEKLASAFRSSPDPIALITIPNKRYVEVNDSFCRFFGYSRSQVIDRTDGELNIWANPEEYNFLAQMLQKTKAIRNYEVDVCTCSGEIRTTLLSAEMIEIDGQCYILGTAKDITERKQAENESRLLLLTTQAITRVSDVNSALALVLRLICHTIGWDFGEAWIPNENGTLEHSLGWYGEESSLEEFCRQSQTVKFPLGVGLPGRIWQNQQPEWIEDVSQVTKPIFLRSQQAAKVGLKAGFGVPILSGKQVLAVLVFFKRSSVLVDRRLLLLVNAVAAQLGGLIERKTLEQELALRQARLNAFFSSAPVGMNIVDNQLRFVQINQPLAEINGLSQQDHIGKTIHEVFPHIAPLVEPIYQQVLLTGQPILNQELSAASIKQPDIIRHFLASYFPIPGEDDRPSGVGTVLVEISYRKQVEQELRLANERLQYLLTSSPVVIYSSKKTSGKFNTTFISKNVKAMVGYEAQEFLENPSFWLHHVHPEDVELISEKFSQLVEQEYSSYEYRWLHADGTYHWFYEKMRLIRDEAGKPIECVGYWADINDAKLAELALQSGRQQYKLLAEASPVCIFHTDADCNVLYFNQRWSEITGCSIEESLGKGWTKAVHPDDRDQLFLIWNQARTAKTTYKYEHRFLRNDNTVIWAICQALPEFRDDGEIKGYIGTITDITERKLAEEALRESAERERAIAQVIQRMRQTLDLETIFAATTQELRQVLNCDRVVVYRFNPQWNGEFVSESVGNGWISLIEEHNNDPNLTEGVLQNDRCLAKILDSVDNNLEDPYLQASQGASFRSVPDIYNAEFHPCYISLLERFQAKAYIIVPILYGTQLWGLLASYQNSAPRQWKPGEINIVVQIGNQLGVALQQAQLLAQTQRQSQALQEGAIAADAANRAKSEFLANMSHELRTPLNAILGFTQVMSHDRALSAEHQQNLAIINRAGEHLLNLINDILEMSKIEAGRITLNLNSFDLIRLLENLEEMLRFRATSKGLELVFEYTSHLPQYIQVDESKLRQVLLNLLGNAIKFTDTGRVILRVGVGSRGAEEQRGERKEERGNSSLSPLLPAPFPSASCAQSLIFEVIDTACGIAPQEIDLLFEAFGQTETGRKSQQGTGLGLAISRKYVQLMGGDISVTSIIGEGSKFAFDIQISLAAASEIQIEHIRRQVLSLAPAQKEYRILVVDDSIDSRLVLVKILTSIGFVVQEAANGTEAIALWQEWQPQLILMDMRMPIMDGYEATQIIKARVETSIPNCQTIIIALTANAFEEQREAMIKAGCDDYINKPFREEQLLEKLSEYLGVEYIYQEDKYQIRNSKQRLTESILNLADLVPMLSEMSPEWVNQLYTAAAQCSDDLILELIEQIPSENVALQNFINNLAHEFQFEKIMELTSIAGLLSN from the coding sequence ATGGATGCTCAAAAAATAAAAATTTTATTAGTTGATGATAACTTAGAGAATTTACATTTTTTATCAGACATCCTTCAAGGTCAAGATTATGAGGTGCAAAGTGCCATCTCTGGACAATTGGCAATCAATATAGCGCTTACTTCCTCACCCGATTTGTTTTTGCTAAACGTTTCCATGTTAGAGATGGATGGTTATGAAATTTGTCGATACTTGAAAAGCCAGGATATTCCGATAATTATTTTCGGTGTTCTAAATGAATTATCTGAAGAACTTAAACTTTTTGATTTATGCGATGTTGACTATATTACTCAACCATTCAAAACTCAAGAAGTTTTATTACGTATTCAAAATCAATTGACTCTCAAAAGGCTGAAAAAACAGTTAAAAGAACAAAATGTCAGACTGCAACAGGAGATTCAAGAACGTCAACGGATTGCTGTCGAGTTAAATATTCGCAATAAACAAATAGAAGAAATTTTCAAAAAAATTCCCGTTAACCTAGGGAAAGCCTTTTGTAAGGAAGTTTACCAAAGCGAACACGTTTTAGTCGAAGCCGCCCTGAAGAAGAGTGAAAATCAGTATCGTCACCTAGTGGAGACATCCCAGGATATGATCTGGTCGGTGGATATTGATGGACTAATTACCTTTGTTAACCCAGCAGTTAAGCAGATTTATGGCTACGAACCCCAGGAAATGATTGGGCGGCCCTGGACTGATTTTATCTCACCGAAACAAGTTGCTAAAGATAAAGTAGCCTTTGAGCATGTTTTACATGGAAAGTCGCTCTTTCAGTATGAAACTACCTGTGTAGCTAAAGATGGTAGTTTGCTTTATTTAATGTTTAATGCGATCGCATTACGCAATGAAAATGGTTTAGTCATAGGCATGACAGGCACTGCTAGTAATATTACTCAGCGCCGAGGTGTAGAAAAATTACTCCAAGAAAGCGCGATTAAGCTCCGCAATCATAACCTAGTGCTAACCCAACTGGCACAAAATCAGACGCTTTATCAGGGAGACTTGAAAGCAGCTTTAAGTAAAATTACAGAAACAGCCGTCAAAAATATTGGAATGGAACGAGCCAGTGTCTGGTTATATGACGAAACAGGCACGAAAATCCAGTGTTTTGACTTATTTGAGGGCAGTTGCAATCAACATAGTGAAGGATTTTTCTTATCAGCAGCCGACTACCCAGCTTATTTTGCGGCTTTGCAACAAGATCAACCAATCGCCACAGATGATATCTATAACGATCCCAGAACTAGAGAATTTTTTGCCTGTTACTCAAGATTAAACGTTACCTCCGTACTCGATACACCTATTCGCCTAGAGGGTAAAACCGTAGGAGTTTTATCTATGGAGGCGGTGGGAGTTGCTCATCATTGGACGCTGGAAGACCAAAATTTCGCTCGTTCTTTGGGCAATTTAGCATCTCTGGTATTGGAAGCAATAGAACGTCAACGTGCAGAAGCAGCGCGACGAGCTTCTGAAGAAAAGTTAGCATCAGCTTTTCGGTCATCCCCCGATCCAATTGCCTTAATTACTATTCCCAACAAACGCTATGTTGAAGTTAACGACAGCTTTTGTCGGTTTTTTGGTTATTCTCGCTCTCAGGTTATCGATCGCACTGATGGAGAATTGAATATTTGGGCGAATCCAGAAGAATATAATTTCCTCGCTCAGATGCTGCAAAAAACCAAAGCGATCCGTAACTATGAAGTTGATGTCTGCACTTGTTCAGGAGAAATCAGGACAACCTTGTTGAGTGCGGAAATGATCGAGATTGATGGGCAATGTTACATACTGGGCACGGCAAAAGATATAACTGAACGCAAGCAGGCAGAAAATGAAAGCCGATTGCTACTGTTGACAACCCAAGCCATCACTCGTGTCAGTGATGTCAATAGCGCTTTAGCACTGGTCTTGCGCTTAATTTGTCACACTATTGGCTGGGATTTTGGGGAAGCATGGATACCTAATGAAAATGGTACTTTAGAACATAGTCTTGGCTGGTACGGTGAGGAAAGCAGTTTAGAAGAATTTTGCCGCCAAAGCCAAACTGTGAAATTTCCTCTAGGAGTGGGACTACCAGGAAGAATTTGGCAAAATCAGCAGCCAGAATGGATAGAAGATGTTTCCCAAGTTACAAAGCCAATTTTTTTGCGATCGCAACAAGCAGCCAAGGTAGGATTGAAAGCTGGTTTTGGTGTTCCCATATTGTCTGGAAAGCAAGTATTAGCTGTTTTAGTGTTTTTTAAACGTAGTTCAGTATTGGTAGATAGACGTTTGCTTTTGCTAGTCAATGCCGTTGCTGCTCAGTTAGGTGGGTTGATTGAGCGCAAAACCCTAGAACAAGAACTAGCACTCAGACAAGCCCGCCTCAATGCCTTTTTTAGCAGCGCTCCTGTCGGCATGAATATTGTAGATAACCAGCTGCGGTTTGTGCAAATCAACCAACCCCTGGCAGAAATTAATGGACTATCCCAGCAAGATCATATTGGCAAAACCATCCATGAAGTCTTCCCCCATATCGCCCCCTTGGTGGAACCAATTTATCAACAAGTTCTGTTAACTGGTCAACCCATTCTCAATCAAGAATTAAGCGCCGCATCAATTAAACAACCAGATATTATCCGCCACTTCTTAGCTTCTTATTTTCCGATTCCTGGTGAAGACGATCGCCCTTCTGGTGTGGGCACAGTTTTAGTAGAAATTAGCTATCGCAAACAGGTCGAACAAGAACTGCGTTTAGCCAACGAACGCCTACAATATCTACTCACTTCTAGCCCTGTGGTGATTTATAGCAGCAAAAAAACATCAGGCAAGTTTAACACTACTTTTATTAGTAAGAACGTTAAGGCAATGGTGGGGTATGAAGCGCAGGAATTTCTGGAAAATCCCAGTTTCTGGCTCCATCACGTCCATCCAGAAGATGTTGAACTGATCTCAGAAAAATTTTCTCAGTTGGTTGAGCAGGAGTATAGTTCTTATGAATACCGATGGTTACATGCTGACGGAACTTATCACTGGTTTTACGAAAAGATGAGGTTAATCCGCGATGAAGCTGGTAAACCTATAGAATGTGTTGGTTATTGGGCAGACATCAACGATGCTAAACTGGCGGAATTAGCTTTGCAGTCAGGTAGGCAGCAATATAAACTTTTAGCAGAAGCTTCACCAGTTTGTATATTTCATACTGATGCAGATTGCAATGTCTTATATTTTAATCAACGCTGGAGTGAGATTACTGGATGCAGTATAGAAGAGTCTCTGGGAAAAGGTTGGACAAAAGCCGTACATCCAGACGATCGCGACCAGCTATTCTTGATATGGAATCAAGCAAGAACTGCTAAAACCACGTATAAGTACGAACATCGCTTTTTGCGTAATGATAATACAGTCATCTGGGCAATTTGTCAGGCTTTGCCAGAATTTCGAGATGATGGAGAAATCAAAGGCTACATCGGTACGATTACAGATATTACCGAGAGAAAATTGGCAGAAGAAGCCCTGCGTGAGAGTGCAGAACGGGAAAGAGCGATCGCCCAAGTTATTCAAAGGATGCGCCAAACACTGGATTTAGAGACTATATTTGCGGCTACAACCCAAGAACTACGGCAAGTACTTAATTGCGATCGGGTGGTTGTCTATCGTTTCAATCCCCAATGGAATGGCGAATTTGTCTCCGAGTCTGTGGGTAATGGTTGGATTTCTTTGATAGAAGAACACAACAATGACCCTAACCTCACAGAAGGTGTCTTACAAAACGATCGTTGCCTAGCAAAAATCTTGGATAGCGTGGATAACAATCTGGAAGATCCTTATCTGCAAGCAAGCCAAGGTGCAAGTTTCCGCAGTGTCCCAGACATTTACAACGCTGAGTTTCATCCTTGTTACATCAGCCTTTTAGAACGCTTTCAAGCAAAAGCCTACATTATTGTCCCAATCTTATATGGTACTCAGCTTTGGGGATTACTAGCGAGTTATCAAAATTCTGCTCCCCGGCAATGGAAACCAGGAGAAATCAACATTGTAGTTCAAATTGGCAATCAGTTGGGTGTTGCTCTCCAACAAGCACAATTGCTGGCCCAAACTCAAAGGCAGTCACAAGCATTGCAAGAAGGTGCGATCGCTGCTGATGCTGCCAACCGCGCCAAAAGCGAATTCCTTGCCAACATGAGCCACGAACTACGTACCCCACTCAACGCCATCCTTGGTTTTACCCAAGTCATGAGCCACGATCGGGCTTTATCTGCTGAACATCAGCAAAATCTAGCAATCATCAATCGGGCTGGCGAACATCTCCTCAACTTAATCAACGACATTCTGGAAATGTCTAAAATTGAAGCCGGCAGAATAACATTAAACCTCAACAGCTTTGACTTAATTCGCCTCTTAGAAAACCTCGAAGAGATGTTACGCTTCCGCGCCACCTCCAAAGGATTAGAACTAGTATTTGAATATACATCTCACCTTCCTCAGTATATCCAAGTTGACGAAAGCAAACTGCGTCAAGTCTTGCTTAACCTCTTGGGAAATGCAATCAAGTTTACCGATACAGGCAGAGTAATATTACGGGTGGGGGTAGGGAGTAGGGGAGCAGAGGAGCAGAGAGGCGAGAGAAAAGAGGAAAGAGGTAATTCTTCATTATCCCCCTTGCTCCCTGCTCCCTTCCCCTCTGCCTCTTGTGCCCAATCCCTAATCTTCGAGGTTATAGACACCGCCTGCGGTATTGCCCCACAAGAAATCGACTTGTTGTTTGAAGCTTTTGGGCAAACTGAAACTGGCAGGAAATCGCAACAGGGAACAGGATTAGGTTTAGCAATTAGCCGCAAATACGTGCAACTAATGGGGGGAGATATTAGCGTCACCAGCATTATTGGCGAGGGAAGTAAATTTGCTTTTGATATTCAAATTAGTCTAGCCGCAGCCAGCGAAATCCAGATCGAGCACATTAGACGACAAGTTCTGAGTTTAGCGCCTGCTCAAAAGGAATACCGCATTTTGGTGGTTGATGACTCCATAGACAGCCGTTTAGTGCTAGTGAAAATTCTGACATCTATCGGCTTTGTAGTCCAGGAAGCGGCAAATGGGACCGAAGCGATCGCACTTTGGCAGGAATGGCAACCACAGCTGATTTTAATGGATATGCGGATGCCGATTATGGACGGCTACGAAGCCACACAAATTATTAAAGCGAGAGTTGAAACCTCAATTCCAAATTGTCAGACTATTATTATTGCCTTAACGGCTAATGCCTTTGAGGAGCAGCGAGAGGCAATGATTAAAGCAGGTTGTGATGATTATATTAACAAGCCTTTCCGCGAGGAACAATTATTAGAAAAGTTGAGCGAATATTTAGGAGTTGAATATATTTATCAAGAAGATAAATATCAGATAAGAAACTCAAAACAACGACTAACAGAATCAATCTTAAATCTTGCAGATTTAGTGCCTATGTTGTCTGAAATGTCCCCTGAATGGGTGAACCAGTTGTATACTGCCGCAGCCCAATGTAGCGATGACTTAATTTTAGAGTTGATTGAGCAAATCCCTTCAGAAAATGTGGCACTGCAAAATTTTATCAATAATTTAGCTCATGAATTTCAATTTGAGAAAATTATGGAATTGACTAGTATTGCCGGATTATTATCCAATTAA